DNA sequence from the Ammoniphilus sp. CFH 90114 genome:
GATAGCCCTATATCTCCTAATGATAGTGGAGTGAGACCTACGATAATTAAGATCACTATTGTTGGAGTCCATAACCCAGCCATTGTAGAATTGTAATAGTTTATTCTTGCTGTCTGATCATACCTGATCCTTGCTTTAAACTTTTGAGTAGATATATATCCCCAGATTGGTTCATATGTTGCTATAAAAATGAAAAGTAGAATGAAACTTACCTCCAAAATCATAATTATTCCCCCCAACCCGTTTGAGTCAATTCATATAATTTTTTTAATACTCGATGATAGCTTTCGATGTCTACTATTGATAATTTTTGATAATATTTCTCGATTACACGTTGATTGGCTGCTTCCATTTCTCGATAAAGGTCTTCACCTTTTTTCTCTAACCTTACAAATGTTTCTCTCCGATTTTCTGGATTTACTTCACGCTTAACATAACCTTTTTCCTCCAGTTTTTTTATAAATTGACTGGCAGCACTTTTGGTAGCACTAATAATTGATGAAACTTCATTAATAGTCAATTGGTTTTTGATGAAAATATGTTGAAGTATCAAAAGTTGTTTAGAAGTCAGTTCGTGTTCATCTAATACAGATTGGTATTCTTTAATCATTACCATTTTGATGGCTTCACTATAGAATTGTGCCTCTTCTAACAAAACCTTGGTATTCGTCACAAATCCAACTCCTTACAGTTAAGTTAGCTAAACAGTTAAGTTTACTAAACTAATTGTAACACTACCGTGATATGAAACAAGTTACAAAAATGTGAACTAAATTGGATGTCACATCAAAGTAAGGACAGTGGTGGAAGCAGGTACTTATGAATTGGAAGAATTAATTCGTAAGGCGTGGGCCGATGCCAACGCCTGTTTCCAGCCTGAATCCCATTTGCTACAGTTCAAATATATTGTGCAGTAAAACAAAATCTAATTATGTATGATTTGTGAAGGATTAATAATTGAACGCAGGGGATGGGAAAATAAACACAACAAAATGTTGTGGGTGGGAATAAAAGTGAAGCAGATAATTGTATCATTATTTATTTTAGTTGCTGTATTTATTGCTCCTATTACTGGAAAAGCTGATATACCTATGCCTTGCAGTTCTGTCTTAGAACCCATAAATAGTGGCTTTCCAAATGCAAAAGGAGCAGCTTTGGTCTATAAAGTGAAACTAACACCGAGCTTCCCACGGACTCATATAAGTATTCACGTTACCCATCTTCCATCACCGTCCTCTTTTGGGGATTATGATGGTTTTGAAGGTTTTGCTTATATTCAAAATGAAATAAGTTGGAGATTTAAACTTTATCCAACGCCAGAAGAAGATGGTCCGACTTGGGCAGGTAGGATTGACATTATTACAGCAGATTTAACAAATAGTCATATCCAAGTTCGACTATCCAATTCTAAAACAGGAAAGCTGGGACCTGCGGTTTTGACTAGTAGTATTCATTCCTGCAAATAAATTACTTTGCTAACAGGAGACATTAGCATCCAGATGGTTCCTTCTATTTAGATAAATAAAATCACATAAACGGAAAAAAGGTGTTTACATGGCAAATCATATAGACTCAGTTCAAATAGGGATCGTTAGAATACATTTACCCGATGCCAGTTTGTCTTACTTTTGGATTTCTCAAGACTTAGCTGGTTACTTTTGAGAATGAACCCAATTGGATTTACATGTATTATGTAGATAGTGATGGGCAGGTTAACCAGCGGGGATTTGCCACACAGTTTCCTAATGATGACGGAAAATATATTGAACCATAATAGGAAGTAAAACAAAATAAACTATGAGAAGTAGAAGTAGGTGCTACTGAAGTAACGGGAATCAATAGTTAAGGAGCCAATTTTTATTCACTGGCTCCTTTGTTCGTTATTCAACTATTGGGCAGGAATCTTCAATAAATAAGTTTTAATCTATGGTAAAATTTATCATAGAAAGGAATGAGGATATGGAAGGATTAATAATTACTCTTATTCTTGTAAACGTACTAATAGTAGGGTTTGTTGTATGGACGATATCAAGCATTAATGAAAAACTTGAACTATTGATAAGAATTCAATTAAAAAAAGAAGACGTCTATTTCACTGATAAAGTTATGGATGAAGAAATTGAGAAATATCGAGATAAATAAATGTATTTGTTAACTAACGTGAATCGATTGCGGAGGAGTAGCTGTCATAGCTGCTCCTCTTTTTGCTACTGAACTATTGGGCAGGTTTGCAGAATATGGTCATCAATCGAGAGAAACTATATTTTCCATCTACCAAGGAATACTAAAATAAATGTTATTCAGGAGGATAAAATGGAAACTCAACACAATCCTAAATTAGTTTCAACGGAATTGGCAAACCTTTGGACTCAATACATGAATGACAGTATGGCAATTTGTGTTATCAATTACATGTTAAAGAAGGTTGAAGATGACGATATTCGCTCTATTTTAGAATTCTCTTTGAGTTTATCGAAACGTCATACTGAAGTGATTAAAGGCTTTTTAAGTGAAGAAGAATACCCCATTCCTTATGGATTCACAGATGGAGATGTAAACTTGGAAGCACCTAGACTTTTTTCTGATTCGTTCTTTTTGAAATATATGCACATTATGGCGGCGCATGGTATGACTGGATACGCTGTGGCTTTCACTACCTCAGCTCGTGCTGATATGAGGAAATTTTATGCGGATTGCAACAACGAAACCATCGAGCTGTTTAATCGCTCCCTTGATTTACTTTTATCAAAAGGTCTCTACACTCGACCACCCTATTTACACCCACCAGAGATGGCTCAATATGTAAAAAAACAAGGATTTTTAACGGGTTGGTTTGGTAATCGCCGACCTTTAAATGGAATCGAAATTAGTAACATTACCTTTAACATGAATAAAACGGTGATGGGGAAAGCAATGGTTCTTGGTTTTGGTCAGGTCGCTCAATCTAAAGATGTTCGGGAATATCTCATGAGGGGAACCCAACTTTCTTCAAAACATCTTGAAATTTTCAGTTCTTTACTCCATGAAGATAATCTTCCTTCTCCTCCGTCATGGGATTCGGAAGTAACAAATTCAACGATTTCTCCATTTTCTGATAAATTAATCATGTTTCATACTGGGGTTTTAACACAAACAGCGGTTGCTTTTTATGGGGCAGCGCTTGCGGTATCCATGAGAAGGGATTTAGCAACCCAATATACACGTTTAACAGCTGAAATGGAGCAATATGGGGAAGATGGAGCGAACATTTTAATTAATAATGGATGGATGGAGCAACCACCAACCGCAGATGACCGTGTTACTTTAGCAAGCGGTAAGAAGTGACGGCATGGGAAGATCGAAGGAGATTGAGAAAACTCTATGGAGCATTGCTTTACCTGGGTTTGCTCAATTTTTAAATAGCAAATATTTTAAGGGATTTGTTTTTATTACGTTAGAGGTCTTAATCAATGTACAGGCAAGGTTGAATCAAGCCATTATGTACAGTTTTCATGGTGACATTCAAAAAGCCATTGAAGTGACTGATTATGGATGGTTAATGATTTACCCTTGTCTTTATCTGTTTGCCATTTATGATGCTTATCGAGATGCTGGCGGAGGTGATTCTTTTTTATTCTTGCCCTTTGTCATCTCCGCTTACATGGGAACCATTGGAGTTATCTTTTCTCCTTATATTTTAGGTCCTATTTGGCTACCTATTCTTTTTTTAGTTCTAGGAGCTGCCATTGGTATTGGTATTCGAAATTTCATTCGTAATTACCTTACAAATACCTAACGGATACTTTTCCATTGTGCAATGATGGTTCGAAATCCAGTTGTTAAGATTCTCTCTGCCGTTGTTTTTTGATGAATTTGGTCACATTTTAAACAAAAGTACATTTCAACCCACTTATAATCTGTAATACCATAAAGTATGCGATTAAAAACATCTAATCACCTTTATTTTCAGCAGATATGATTGGTTATTCCACTAAACGGGAGTCTATAGTTCAATTACATAGTAAGAACCCACCAATTTGGTGGGTTTTATTTTTGATCAAAAAATCAACAACAAGCTTTAAAGAGCCTTATTTTAAAATAAACATTTGAGTCCAATAGTGACCCCATTTCCCGCCTTGCGCGTAACCACATCCGATGTGGGTGAGGTTGGGGTTGAGAATGTTTTGTCGATGCCCTGGACTGTTCATCCAGGCTTTCATGACACTTTGGGCATCCGTTTGTCCAGCCGCGATGTTCTCCGCAGCGCTACGGTACGTTAATCCAAAATTTTGGATCATGGTAAACGGCGAACCGTATGTTGGACTGTTATGGTCAAAGTAATTAAGGTCCCGCATGTCGGCTGATTTAAACCTTGCTACGCGGCTCAATTCCCAATCAGCAATTAACGGTTTTAAACCATGCTTTGCGCGTTCTTGATTGACCAATTGAACAACTTCATATTCTAGTTTCTTCACTTCATCGTATTGGGGAATCTGAAGCTTTTGCCCTGGATAGATAAGGTTAGGGTTTGTAATTTGTGGGTTGCTCTTCATGATTTCGGTGACCCCGACCTCAAAGCGAATCGCTACTTTCCACATGGAGTCACCGGGTTGAACGGTGTAGGTAGTTGTATTCTCTGCATCTACTTGTCCTACTAAAAGGATGGATGCGAAAACAAACGCAATTGAAGATAGCCATAGTTTCTTTTTCACAATCTCTCTTCCTTTCTAGGGTGTTTTCGATTTTTGTGAATGGAGCAATGTGTACCCCTATTGAAACACAAGGAAAATTGATGTGTAAACAATTTGGCTTATCTTAAAATCTTCCAGAATAATGATAATCTTTTCAATGGGACTGATGAATCCAGTGAAATAAACGGTTTCTCAAGTTTGATATTTAGAATATTTTCCTTATATGCAAATATTTTATTGGTCCATTTTTAGTCCTTGACTTAGAGTTTACTCTAACCAATACAATAGGAGCAGTTATCCAAGTTAGAGGAGATGTTCTGATGCTTAATACTCGTATTGTTGTCACTCGTAATGGTGGACAGGACGTTCTTGAAGTGGTGGAGGAATCGTTGCGTGCACCAAACCGAGGAGAAATTCGCATAAAAGTCCAAATCGTAGGTGTTGCTCTTGCCGATATAATGAGAAGAGAGGGAGTTTATCCGATGTCGCCGGTGCCTCCTTTCACACCGGGATATGATGCAGTTGGAACGGTAGAGGAATTAGGAGAAGATGTGGATCAGTATGCTAAAGGAGATAAGGTTTGTGTCTTATTTGATGGTACTGGCGGCTATGCAGCTTATGTTTATGCCAAGGTCCAGGACCTTGTTAAAGTCCCCGAGTCCGTAGATCCTGCTCAAGCAGCGGCGATCATTCTCAATTATGTAACAGCCTACCAAATGCTTCATCGCCTTGCTAAGGTTAAAGAGGGGGATTCGATCTTAGTTCATGGGGCAAGCGGAGGGGTTGGGACGGCCTTACTAGAACTTGGTAAACTTGCAAAGGTAAAGATGTACGGAACGGCTTCTTCCGCTAAACACCCTATTGTCTCCCGGTATGGGGCAACCCCCATTGATTACCGGACGGAAGATTTTGTAGAAGTTCTCGGAGGATTAGCACCCGGAGGTGTAGAGGCTGTGTTTGACCCGATAGGGGGATCGAATTGGCAGCGATCCATTCAGACTTTGAGCAGTAAGGGGCGTTTTATCGGTTACGGATACACCTCTGTCCTCAGTGAGGCAAACCCAGAAGAATGGATAAAGGATTGGAAGATTTTTTCCGGTATAAAGCAGACACAGAGCGGAAATGGTGTATATCTTTACAGCATTACTACGCTTAGAAAAGAACAGCCCGAATGGTTCCACGAGGACTTAAGCTTACTCTTCAAATGGTTGGAACAAGGGAAAATTAGCCCGATTGTTTCGCACAAGATTCCACTGCGCGAAGCAGCGAATGCCCATCGGATAATAGAAGAATTCGAAGCCGTCGGTAAGGTTGTGCTTACCGTATGATAAAGGGAGGA
Encoded proteins:
- a CDS encoding MarR family winged helix-turn-helix transcriptional regulator, translated to MTNTKVLLEEAQFYSEAIKMVMIKEYQSVLDEHELTSKQLLILQHIFIKNQLTINEVSSIISATKSAASQFIKKLEEKGYVKREVNPENRRETFVRLEKKGEDLYREMEAANQRVIEKYYQKLSIVDIESYHRVLKKLYELTQTGWGE
- a CDS encoding DUF3231 family protein, translated to METQHNPKLVSTELANLWTQYMNDSMAICVINYMLKKVEDDDIRSILEFSLSLSKRHTEVIKGFLSEEEYPIPYGFTDGDVNLEAPRLFSDSFFLKYMHIMAAHGMTGYAVAFTTSARADMRKFYADCNNETIELFNRSLDLLLSKGLYTRPPYLHPPEMAQYVKKQGFLTGWFGNRRPLNGIEISNITFNMNKTVMGKAMVLGFGQVAQSKDVREYLMRGTQLSSKHLEIFSSLLHEDNLPSPPSWDSEVTNSTISPFSDKLIMFHTGVLTQTAVAFYGAALAVSMRRDLATQYTRLTAEMEQYGEDGANILINNGWMEQPPTADDRVTLASGKK
- the safA gene encoding SafA/ExsA family spore coat assembly protein; its protein translation is MLLVGQVDAENTTTYTVQPGDSMWKVAIRFEVGVTEIMKSNPQITNPNLIYPGQKLQIPQYDEVKKLEYEVVQLVNQERAKHGLKPLIADWELSRVARFKSADMRDLNYFDHNSPTYGSPFTMIQNFGLTYRSAAENIAAGQTDAQSVMKAWMNSPGHRQNILNPNLTHIGCGYAQGGKWGHYWTQMFILK
- a CDS encoding medium chain dehydrogenase/reductase family protein — translated: MLNTRIVVTRNGGQDVLEVVEESLRAPNRGEIRIKVQIVGVALADIMRREGVYPMSPVPPFTPGYDAVGTVEELGEDVDQYAKGDKVCVLFDGTGGYAAYVYAKVQDLVKVPESVDPAQAAAIILNYVTAYQMLHRLAKVKEGDSILVHGASGGVGTALLELGKLAKVKMYGTASSAKHPIVSRYGATPIDYRTEDFVEVLGGLAPGGVEAVFDPIGGSNWQRSIQTLSSKGRFIGYGYTSVLSEANPEEWIKDWKIFSGIKQTQSGNGVYLYSITTLRKEQPEWFHEDLSLLFKWLEQGKISPIVSHKIPLREAANAHRIIEEFEAVGKVVLTV